The Solanum pennellii chromosome 7, SPENNV200 DNA segment TTCCCCAAGTTAAACAAACcacttttctttctttcccaCTATTAACTCttgttccttttttaaaaatttcacatttttctttcaatctaaggtatattttaattgtttatgttCATTTCTACTTTAAATCTTGTAGTTAGGATTTGTCATCTGctctaatttcttatttagGGTCTCtactttgaattttaaattttttcgaaATTCGTTAAAAATGTCAAATGAAAACTTGAATAAACTTTGTATGGATGAAAACACACAAAAATGCTTTCAATTCAAATGGGGAAAAGAGGAAAGTGAGATGAAATCATTTCTTTGGGGCTTCTTACGTTTTTAGGaggaaaatggagaaaacaCAAGAATTGGGGTTTGAATAGGTAGGGACCCGCGCGTGCAAACACGTGAGACAATTTATTGGTTTTTGTGGACTGTACAACATTCAAGTGTGTAGTAAATAAGCAAATAAAATGTCCAAGGTGTGATAGGACACTCGTGAAGTTAGAGTGTGTATTTAAGATTTCGGGTATAGATTTTGGGGTTGAGGGGGGGGGGCGACTTTAGATCATTTTTtcaatgataaattatttcttgattttttaaattggaCTAGAAAAAAAGTGAATATCTACTTTTGAAATAATAGACAGAGGGTGTATTTCATAAAGGATAATTGGAATATCAAAATCACATTATTCCTAATTATAAAAAGATAATACTCCATCCATTTCCTTGACGGAGGGCGgaaactttttaagttaaaGTGGATAGAGGCAGTAAAGGTAAAagagaattttaaaattaagtggaCAAAGACATTTTTTGTCATGTCGCGATTCAACACATCAGACCCTACAGACTCTTActgtacaaataaataaagcaaAACTTCCACCATAAAGAGAGATGAGTAGAAGCTATTAGAAATTATCATCAAACATCAGAAAAACCCTGCAAACAGACTATGTCAAGTGGCATAGAAAGAGTGGTACCAATATAAACACATGTactaatataacataaataaccaaaataaagcATGCAATATAAAGAAGTGACACCACCTCAAGTCTCTATCCACGTACTTTTATCCTCCCAGTTATAATGCCATAACTATTGCCCCGTGATCCCATGCCTCCCTGTTACGTTACCACAATATCAAACATAGtctaatatttttatcatattaatattctcAAATACAAGGCACCACCAGCCCTgctaatttttcaaaatttcatcagCTCACTATAACGCCTGCAAGCCGTTATAGCCAGGGGCGGACCCATGTTGTGTGTtctgggtgctcgagcacccattagCCTCGGCTCAAGCTATGCATATTTAAGTAGAAAAATAGCTATATTACTATATATGTAATCTCGAGCACCCATTGAACATAAAACTGGATGGCGCCTCTGGTTTACAGTCCGAAATGTTCTTTTATGCCCTATATTTAGGGTGGCAGGTGAGATCGATTCCCCACCAAAgcattttttccctttttttctttctcatgtCTTGCTCTTTTACTTTGTTTTCTTCTAACATTCTCCTTTTAGCTGTAAAAGTATATTGCTtcgcttttttttttcttgggaCATCCAAATAATATACAAGACGTACATGAATATTCACACTTCAAATTAAAGTGACTTTTAGTTCATAATTTCGCATTATATAAAATGTCAAAATCTAAAGTAAGAACTTTATTCCTCTTAATTTCTCTTTGTGTTACACTCATATAGTTATTCATTACATTATTGTGTTGTCGGGTCAAATTTATTAGAGAAGtcgtatatttattttcttattggttaAACTGAAAATCAAACCATTAAGGACCAAAATCGATAAATCGAAAACAGATAAAAGATCTCTTTTTGGTTTGGTTATTTGTTTAACGTATTTAAAAACCAAAAATCACAATAGATCAAAACGATAATATATAAAATCGAACAGAATCGAACAACGCACACCCCTAGTTGAGCACCCATAGCCATAAAATTCTGGATCCGCCACTGACTACAGCGCACCGCCATAACGGGAAGCCTCCCACTATGGTGGTCTGACGTCAGCCCGACTCAAAAATCAATTTGGGCCAAAAATGGTCATGTGCTAAAGTATTTTAGAAGTGCACTACATTTTCAGAACTTTGAGACTCCACATGAGATGCCCTTTAGAAATGACTGATCGGATCGATACATTTTTAGAGTGTAATATACCTCTTAAGAAAAGCAATCCACAATATTAATTAAAGGATAATTTTCTATACTTTTtatgtccctaattacttgtccatctTTGAATTGATACACCTATGAAGAAAACAACGATTGAACATAtgagtttaccattttacctctattaattatgaaatagatgaattaaaaaacataatattttcatgaagttctacctttttcaaattaattaattgaaggtataatagataaaaaattatCCTTACTTAATCAgccaaaatgaacaaataattaaagataaCTAAAACCTCTTTAAAAACTAGATATGAAGTTGAAAAGGTCATTAAAGAAAATGTAATTTTGGAAAGaaacaattaataaatttttaaattttgaaaaattgattcATTTTTAGAACATAGAGAAAATGTTTTGagattcatttattttggatCTTAGAGAGTTCTTTCTTTCTTGATTGAGATGGACTAAAAAAGTGTATCACATGAATAGAGGAAGTACAAGAAAAAAGTGTTGgaaactttattatatataatttctataatttcatggtttttatttattcttttggtttatatttgtaaattataaATGGCAGGGCATGTGGACAGGAATGTTGTTAGGAACCACATTTCAAACTAGTATTCTTATTCTCATGATTTCCAAAACTAATTGGAAAAAAGAGGTAATGTCTTGCAAATCCATcatatataatagtaattttttcaagaaaatagttCAATCATTTCAATTATTGTGTGAACCTGTTTGATCATGTTTTTGAAagattaaagttttttttttctttcaaaaaaataattattttaaagagtGAGGTGTCTTTTGGagcttttataaaaaaaaaaaaagtgtttggatgaaaatagtttatatatcCTAAGGACAATGAATCTTATTGTTATCTAAATAAAAGTTAATGATAGGTTACTAGATCATATAGTTATGAAAATTAAGGATatgttatcatatttttattagaaaaagaatgtgtttacacaaaaaaaaagaaacaacatgTTTATGATAAAATGCATTTTTGACTCAAAAGTAATAAAgtagaaatatttttgaattaaaatattaatgatgaaaatatttttgaatcaaaatattaataaaaaatatctttttttatataattttatataatttaaaatatcttaaagCTCTTTAGGCTCAAAAAAGTGACTTTAATGTTATCATAGTACTTTATTTTCCCATTTGTTGCAGGCTTCCGTTGCCGAAGAAAGGGTAAAAGAATGGAGAGGTAGCAAATGATTAAGGGCTTGTTTGGCCCTAATTTAAATTAGATTgaattgaagttgaaatttgTTTGGACAAATGatttgaaactttttaagttgtaatttttttttgataaatattaatactctttaatttatgaaaattatcaaaaaatttcaattcttGTACAAATTTACCGAATAAGAGCAATCatgtttcataaataaaaaggaaaatgcacaagtaccctccTAGACTATGATCTAAGTTTCAgcgacacaccttaactaaattaaggtcctattaccccctgaatttattttttttgtaattttgtgcatctttttggcttacgtggcatccaaatatctctcaCGCGCCTCAATTATGCGGGGTCACAGAGTGTGCTaagtaagacaaaaggtgtatataattacaaaaaaattaaggtcaggggtaataggaccttagtttagttaaggtgtatttctgaaattttggtCATAGTATAAGGGGATAGCTAAAAAACTTGATGATgtggccgaattataattggccacgtatcaaaaatggttttgcGAAACCACCGTTAAAAAATTATGGCatgaatgagtttttttttaacggtaatggcataaatgagccaaacttttaattGATGGcataaatgagtcttttctgaaagttcaatggcatatttgagccttttccctTATTAAAAATGAGGTCCTTAAATTTGGGGGCCTAAGGCATATATATGTCTTTATTTTAACACTGTCGAGCCACCCCCGGATAACCCCTAAAATTTTGCTCAAATTTATATACAAATgtaattttcatcttttttttaaatttaaatatactatTCGCTTTACACGTGTGTAGTACACACCCTCACTAATTCTATCATATAAGTTTGATCAATGGTGAGAGGAGTTTGATATAAAGTGTTCTACTAATCGTGTAAGGGTTAATTTAGTTGGTTAAGGGAAAGGGTTAAGTAGAAGTATACATAATATAAACTcggacaaatataaaaattcgtTAGACCATTTTTgcaaatttattataatgcataTAAAGTATACTTCTCTTTGTTTGTAGTTCACCGTTGTTAAATTTCGATAATTATTAGCTTCCACATAACTCCGTATATATTAACTACCTCAATCCCAACATGTCTAGAGTTcactaaagaaaaaattagcTCTAactaataaatagaaaattcatGTTATTAGCAAAAACTTTATTACAAGTACATAAAAGAattgaaaacttaaaaaaataaaataacaaattaaattctCCTcatataattatcaaataacATGCAACTCTAGCTTGAGACCTTCAAAACACCCTTTTTTGCTTGTAGAGATGAAATAGTATGGCCCAGATTTGTCAAGAGTAATTGATGTTTGGCCACTATTATCCTTGTAGAAAGTTTTGATATTACTATCACAAAGTGCATAGCTTGAAATATCCACTGAGGCCACATCTATCACTTTTGGGGCATAGAAGAAATCTGTCGACAAtagtcaaaatttgaaatttatgattataatttatatgagttaaataaatatttctaaattacTGAGTTTGGTGAAGCTTTATAGCTCCACCCCTAACTCTTTTCTTtgtgaataaaattttaagacaATTTCAGTAAATTTATTCTATTTCCTCTAATTTAACCGGTGAGTTTGATTGGATGTGaagtctaaaaaataaaaagatgtttaaaaaatgtGATGAAAATCACAGGGGTAAAATGAGAAATAGATTGCTATATGACAAATAATACAATCTTGCTAGACGAGTTTAAGTAACTACGTTGACTTCCAcattaatttaagaaagaaagactTTCAAGCTACGTGACATTTTGAGGTTATATACTATCATTAAGGTATATGTTCAGTACGAAGAAAAAGAATATAAGTTATTTTCTATCGAACAAACACCAATATTTctttctaagaaaaaaaaaattattaaaagggaaaaattaaCTTTCACCACTTATGTATTTCTCTCGTgatgtaattaatttaaaacattttctagCTTTTAATTAAAGAGTATTAGACCATGAAACAAATGTCTTTCATCCAATTCTTATAGAATTTATCACTACATCATTTCTAAAGAATGAATAAGGTTAATCATAGCGAAAAGGgtttttcatcaaaataatttttcaaaaacttaaaaatgaatttatctAACATGCCAAGTGCaccttaaaagtaaaaaatagatattcatttttcttattttaagacttataaaaaatgaaagtatGTCATGTAAATTGAAACGGTACTTACGTAGAACATCTCCAACACGAAAGCTTTTGCCATAAGCCCATGGATGATAATCAACCCCCGGACTCCAACCTCTTTTGTCACCCACAACATACTCATTTGCTAAACTTCTTGGCATTTCAACacacaaaatcaagaaaatgcaCACAAATACTAATTTTCCAATTGAAATGGCCATTTAATATGTATTTCACTATGTTGCTAGAGCTCTTTCTATTTAATTTCTTCTAACAAAAGAAGATTGAAATATTAGAATAGAGATAACAAATAGGTTGTTAAGGCAAGTGTAAACATATCAATTAAGGTTTTGTTTTTATAGAGATGTTGAAGAATCCAAGttgctttattttattttaacataaatgTTTGTTTAATTAATCAACTCTATGCACGAAAGTAATACTAAATTGGCTTCAAATTATGGACTGGCTATAGACAGCAAGATTGTAGCACATGCATACGCGGATTTAAAATTTGAACGTTCTGATTCGAAATTCAAGTTAAGAAATTATATCACAACCCGGCCATATCATATACTTTGATTTGAAATCGATTATATATTTgtacttattttactttttttttttacacacATAGATGACTTTTATAACCCTATGATGCATCTAATGGATCTCATGAATTTGTCCTTTGACCTATGCTATCATGTAGCTTAAAAGAGCACAAATCATGTAAATTGTGTTTCGTCTCAGTTAGATAGCGTTTCACTTTTTAATCAGTCACTTTTTAAGGTGGAATGTGTCTTTTGTGGTACGTGCACTTTTTTCAAAAGTTTATCAACCCAGAAGTCTTGTTTTTACAACATTCCTGGGATGTGGTAAAAACAAGTACTAAAACTAATGAAAAAACAATAGGTGGTCTCCTGGACAATCTATCTTCTCCTGACTTAATTTTTAGAGTtgagtaattaaatataatatttaattccttTAAATAATTACAGAGCagattttcatttcaattctctCTTTTCAACGTTGGAACCCCATATTAAATTATGTTCACGCACTAGATGTCCAgctttgaaattaattaataagaacTCAGAATCTGAGATTTACAACCAAAATGAATAAACTAATTAtacttaatataataattaatacaagaaccaaaaaataaatagatagaATTTCCGGAAATTTTGGATCTTGTTATATATCCATGAATAATAATGAGTTGAGTGTAGCATTGATGGAAGtttccttatttaattaaaaaaaatataaggtgAAAAAAGAgtacttcttcttcaattttatttaagaaaataaactgattttaaaaaattagcccaataagtattattattttcatgtataaATTTATGTGATAAGAATCTAAAACGACATTTAATTTGTTAATCAAGGCATGTGACAAGTTAATGACAATATGAGGATCTTGCCGTATATCTCGTAGTGTGGTAGCTAAGGAAGCTGCTTATATACGGATTCGACTCTTCtccatttttatattatttttatttaaatataaaaaaatattttttaaaaaaaaattagaatatgaaatatttttcataacaaaaaggcatttttatattatttttatttcttcaattttttatttagatacaaaaaaacatctttaaaaaaaatttagaatattaaatatttttcataacaaaaaggcatttttatattatttttatttcttcaattttttatttagatacaaaataacatctttaaaaaaaatttagaatattaaatatttttcataacaaaaaggcatttttatattatttttatttcttcaattttttatttagatacaaaataacatctttaaaaaaaatttagaatattaaatatttttcataacaaaaaggcatttttatattatttttatttcttcaattttttatttagatacaaaataacatctttaaaaaaaatttagaatattaaatatttttcataacaaaaaggcatttttatattatttttatttcttcaattttttatttagatacaaaataacatctttaaaaaaaatttagaatattaaatatttttcataacaaaaaggcatttttatattatttttatttcttcaattttttatttagatacaaaataacatctttaaaaaaaatttagaatattaaatatttttcataacaaaaaggcatttttatattatttttatttcttcaattttttatttagatacaaaataacatctttaaaaaaaatttagaatattaaatatttttcataacaaaaaggcatttttatattatttttatttcttcaattttttatttagatacaaaataacatctttaaaaaaaatttagaatattaaatatttttcataacaaaaaggcatttttatattatttttatttcttcaattttttatttagatacaaaataacatctttaaaaaaaatttagaatattaaatatttttcataacaaaaaggcatttttatattatttttatttcttcaattttttatttagatacaaaataacatctttaaaaaaaatttagaatattaaatatttttcataacaaaaaggcatttttatattatttttatttcttcaattttttatttagatacaaaataacatctttaaaaaaaatttagaatattaaatatttttcataacaaaaaggcatttttatattatttttatttcttcaattttttatttagatacaaaataacatctttaaaaaaaatttagaatattaaatatttttcataacaaaaaggcatttttatattatttttatttcttcaattttttatttagatacaaaataacatctttaaaaaaaatttagaatattaaatatttttcataacaaaaaggcatttttatattatttttatttcttcaattttttatttagatacaaaataaca contains these protein-coding regions:
- the LOC107024635 gene encoding blue copper protein-like, with the protein product MAISIGKLVFVCIFLILCVEMPRSLANEYVVGDKRGWSPGVDYHPWAYGKSFRVGDVLHFFYAPKVIDVASVDISSYALCDSNIKTFYKDNSGQTSITLDKSGPYYFISTSKKGCFEGLKLELHVI